A window of the Linepithema humile isolate Giens D197 chromosome 4, Lhum_UNIL_v1.0, whole genome shotgun sequence genome harbors these coding sequences:
- the mask gene encoding ankyrin repeat domain-containing protein 17 isoform X1, with translation MQNVAQGTTSDSQKSHEKQQSAAAAAPAAAPAANVHHDGSGKTSSTPQSSNSSPTKSETETFSELQPRFMTDSSESEEDSVSEVECFAIDPVELDEDHTESSKFLLTPEDPERSVDPETQARLEALLEAAGIGKLSSGDGKHLADHEVLRRLTSSVSCALDEAAAALTRMRNDNPRTPNEKRSLVEACTDGDVGTVRKLLTEGRSVHETTEEGESLLSLACSAGYLELAQVLLAMNANVEDRGIKGDCTPLMEAASAGHVDIVSLLIAHGADVNAQSTSGNTPLMYGCAGGHEDVVRVLLEAGANVEDHNENGHTPLMEAASAGHVKVAKILLEHGAGINTHSNEFKESALTLACYKGHLEMVRFLLEAGADQEHKTDEMHTALMEASMDGHVEVARLLLDSGAQVNMPTDSFESPLTLAACGGHVDLAMLLIERGANIEEVNDEGYTPLMEAAREGHEEMVALLLSQGANINAQTEETQETALTLACCGGFLEVADFLIKAGADIELGASTPLMEAAQEGHLDLVRYLLESAADVHAQTQTGDTALTYACENGHTDVADLLLQYGADLEHESEGGRTPLMKACRAGHLCTVQFLISKSANVNRQTTNNDHTPLSLACAGGHLTVVELLLAQSANPFHKLKDNSTMLIEAAKGGHTAVVQLLLDYPHSIMMSAPHHNATAAPAPMLLPQQQPPQQQQQQQQQQQQQQQQQHPSQQQPSQQQQEQHVSHQQHVPHPQTSTQPQQHPQQHPQQQQQQQTAEQQQAQNLPKHNTQKSLLRKNRSVTMMPDMSLTSAEAQQVRSQPAGESAVITKDDTNILDKGSGGFTSLSDPNISLSPTPAASTQGVNVTESRKNTRQEQILHKQQILEELQRVERELQIKGAGHLFSGPRNSIINQPQQQQQQDPSETEALLPSMLNIDLPAQSATSPHGLVCTTGMSGGSLTYQGTSEVALACSAYLDGKIMGMQAAQFQKTLSVAPTATETFPTNTFPSSPPLSLAPLPATTATTVSLITASSSTTTPSPPSISTPPAVPLTVHQSTITASSDVSQNTAISDRPKAKPVSKKEGKNVRKAASGMAMAKLQQTQATIMAGLQQQYQQKQRQHTYQVQQVHQLQQLNQQLQLQLDQVQIQQQSQQPQSQPQQPQQQAVVGNNASSILMPTQIMSHLHPTHHHLHSQQTAQENLSEQADPEITRKYRESACAFFTGAQKSKTFSTNERMLKLEDGTDIPFDDAFELFRSINFDEAVDATEDQEKLELKRLDVSSTKEQPQQQQPQQQQQQQQQQQPPQQQPQPQQQHLQQSTQIVQQSGSPHASQEYFPGLVPSVSLPTLPSLQVTSAGVQIEADISAGLQLTSTQSLQSPVLKNHIRAFEEGFRQGSRHFRECMQHISSDTFQPQLLLQSSQITFPTQTLPTVSGATGIIDSIPHQSSGYAQSTTCSTNQVQVATQTQAPATTTAANVTATDKKQVYTAPTTGKGKKARYPLLAQQQSCQQQQTASAQQTPNFPAQNYQLDPAGVPTVGGYATNQVPPAPFSCMDVDSETDSNHDTALTLACAGGHEDLVELLLSRGADIEHRDKKGFTPLILAATAGHQKVVEILLNHGADIEAQSERTKDTPLSLACSGGRYEVVELLLNRGANKEHRNVSDYTPLSLAASGGYVNIIKLLLSHGAEINSRTGSKLGISPLMLAAMNGHTAAVKLLLDMGSDINAQIETNRNTALTLACFQGRHEVVSLLLDRKANVEHRAKTGLTPLMEAASGGYVEVGRVLLTKGADVNATPVPSSRDTALTIAADKGHCRFVELLLSRGTQVEVKNKKGNSPLWLAANGGHLNVVDLLYHATADIDSQDNRKVSCLMAAFRKGHIKVVKWMVNHVTQFPSDQEMNRYVQTINDKDLLDKCQDCIKVIRAAKETQAAKAYKNASILLEELDMEKNREESKKAAAARKRERKKKKKLEKKEEKRKLHQAYHKKNETGFEDKEENGKKSGDEECDRADDSEHEGGDERMESVPSPVNRSPEDPDREEGDSGIDANSQGSCSSNDVKAREKKKDKKKKKSNSPTNNEKDTSPQRSPKTLIAQNTNLSQNTTASNKSQSNTSEKRIITNVTSAVSVSTTSVTTTRTSTTVNSDRKLKGQLVFESSRHPAEREDFEATGNETYIAGKGKKSYNNQYDGDSLNTSAKASNTSPKQSGKREEGWKEVVRKGQSDDSGRFMNSPYRSKKVAVPPNAISRVIGRGGSNINAIRIATGAHIEVEKQSKSQGERIITIKGSSDATKQAHSFISQLIKDPDVDVGQMISKSKSVVTTSSWDKSVSTVASSKSRIGSVNKAPNLASSTTNNQINKSGYSSNVSTVSQLVPLRSSSTIKIAGAFSTSLPRATAPRLVAAAEKRAQAVAAQMASSSNTKTTMSYTSAIMTAGRAGTKIVTTSTTQTFAAKLSEITASTHSSTTVIQSTHSASMNKQPKPVAQAATVTVMSATPAATAHMTNQQQQQQQSVVTISPKHCRPLPNLSAQPTMASHYSGKSTYPLGTSTISSSSSTSTVAVTNCSESSAVSTSAMSVRVTPSPPVVVSQHTLLPPSQQQQQQQSVQQQQSQQVRSATPVVIQEHQQQQQQQQQQQQQQQQQQQQQQQQQAQQQQQQQQQSQQPATTLEYSLFNDTFTKVTQQSVWGARDTETQKGMNFATVAGGGVSSNSGSGSSTAKFDSSPPQVDASKAPGYRGTTMCSPVSSKPGATSNASTNVIGSVVSCSVHNNPMQPAQYQSSTSYNEHPLPNKPPGSLAVARPVIPQQNIDMGTGMAAQYNRPAVFQGDLTSRNATPHQQAPHVISSTSQPALDVGLFKANSGGGYEHPNVNSSLLKMVPNENQGGNTAHPLLPYHPHMQSFAQTAPSASVTTVSMSRLNPRAPDFSSSLHLSNKPQVTMFNPAAAAAAAAGSAGLHPANMFAATVQAPPPSAIQSNNLAMLGNFPLGKYQPPTRAAPAAANAGISTAGQTARWPFAAPAPHSNYPPHQDQMMSQISFSNHLANIGGQPGGIDLITSLENGGSPAISPSSPAQVAQEMNQLKMEDRKVPRPIGTERATWKNYSAAGMGPGGDADNIGVGGSWMINNEKMGWSNCSLTPGIDRHQMFRSNPTYNQRMSNVDPEIHQIMESTFQGHVDTQQPFPANGNAATLSLIPGLALLPGQYGTPGLAEIPPNEPNKIDPPAWTMSDPVQDKHNPAWNKWTH, from the exons GTGGAGTGTTTTGCGATAGATCCAGTTGAATTGGACGAAGATCATACCGAGTCGTCAAAATTTCTATTGACACCTGAAGACCCTGAACGTTCCGTGGATCCTGAAACTCAAGCGCGACTAGAGGCACTTCTCGAAGCGGCCGGAATAGGGAAATTGTCATCGGGTGATGGGAAACATCTAGCAGACCACGAGGTGCTGCGTAGGTTAACATCCAGTGTTTCTTGTGCTTTGGACGAAGCTGCGGCAGCATTAACACGTATGCGTAACGACAATCCACGTACGCCGAACGAAAAGCGCTCTCTCGTCGAGGCGTGCACCGACGGAGACGTCGGCACCGTTCGGAAATTGTTGACGGAGGGTCGGAGTGTACACGAAACTACCGAGGAGGGAGAGAGTTTGCTCTCTCTGGCTTGCTCAGCTGGTTACTTGGAACTTGCTCAG GTTCTATTAGCAATGAATGCTAATGTAGAAGATCGTGGTATCAAAGGGGATTGCACCCCTTTGATGGAAGCCGCCAGTGCAGGACACGTAGATATTGTGAGCTTGCTAATTGCTCACGGAGCAGATGTCAATGCTCAATCTACTTCAG GTAACACTCCTCTTATGTATGGATGTGCTGGCGGACATGAAGATGTTGTGCGTGTCTTATTAGAAGCAGGGGCCAATGTTGAAGATCACAATGAGAATGGTCATACACCTCTGATGGAAGCAGCAAGTGCCGGACATGTTAAAGTAGCGAAGATTTTGCTTGAACACGGCGCCGGCATTAATACGCATTCCAATGAATTTAAGGAATCTGCATTAACGCTGGCCTGTTACAAAGGGCATTTAGAGATGGTTCGTTTCCTGCTGGAAGCTGGTGCAGATCAG gagCACAAAACTGATGAAATGCATACAGCTCTTATGGAAGCCTCTATGGATGGTCATGTTGAAGTTGCCCGTTTACTCTTGGATTCGGGCGCTCAAGTGAACATGCCAACTGATAGCTTTGAATCTCCATTAACATTGGCTGCGTGTGGCGGTCACGTTGATTTAGCTATGCTTTTAATTGAGCGTGGCGCCAATATAGAAGAAGTCAACGATGAGGGTTATACACCATTGATGGAAGCAGCACGTGAAGGACATGAAGAAATGGTTGCTTTGTTGTTGAGCCAAG GTGCAAACATCAATGCCCAAACTGAGGAGACTCAGGAAACTGCGTTAACCTTGGCTTGTTGTGGCGGGTTTTTGGAAGTTGCCGATTTTTTAATCAAGGCGGGAGCAGATATTGAATTGGGTGCATCGACTCCGCTCATGGAAGCTGCTCAGGAGGGTCATCTCGATCTCGTTCGGTATTTACTGGAATCTGCTGCAGATGTTCACGCTCAAACGCAAACTGGAGATACGGCACTTACGTATGCCTGTGAAAATGGTCATACTGACGTGGCGGATCTTTTGTTGCAATACGGCGCTGACTTG GAACATGAATCGGAAGGAGGCAGAACTCCTTTGATGAAAGCTTGCAGAGCGGGTCATTTGTGCACagttcaatttcttatatcgAAAAGTGCAAATGTTAATCGACAAACGACGAACAACGATCACACGCCTCTCTCTCTAGCTTGTGCCGGTGGTCATCTCACGGTAGTGGAATTGCTTCTTGCTCAGTCTGCTAATCCGTTTCATAAACTGAAG GATAATTCCACAATGCTGATAGAGGCTGCAAAAGGTGGTCACACCGCTGTTGTTCAACTTTTATTGGATTATCCTCATAGCATTATGATGAGTGCGCCTCATCATAATGCTACTGCTGCACCTGCGCCCATGTTATTACCGCAACAGCAGCCTccacaacaacaacaacaacagcagcagcagcagcagcagcagcagcagcagcagcatccGTCTCAACAGCAGCCGTCTCAACAGCAGCAGGAGCAGCATGTAAGTCATCAGCAACACGTACCTCATCCTCAAACGTCAACACAGCCGCAACAACATCCACAGCAGCATccacaacagcagcagcagcagcaaacAGCAGAGCAACAGCAAGCTCAAAATCTACCCAAGCACAATACACAAAAGTCATTATTAAGGAAGAATCGGTCAGTGACCATGATGCCCGATATGAGCCTTACTTCCGCCGAAGCGCAGCAAGTTCGTTCGCAGCCCGCAGGAGAATCAGCTGTAATCACCAAGGACGATACCAATATCCTCGACAAGGGCAGCGGGGGATTCACGAGTTTGTCCGACCCTAACATTAGCCTTAGCCCGACGCCAGCAGCGTCAACGCAAGGGGTAAATGTTACCGAAAGTCGGAAAAATACTAGACAAGAGCAAATTCTTCATAAGCAACAAATACTTGAGGAATTACAA AGGGTAGAGCgagaattacaaattaaaggCGCAGGACATTTATTTTCTGGCCCACGAAATTCCATTATTAATCAACCtcaacagcaacagcagcaagaTCCTAGTGAAACAGAGGCATTATTACCAAGTATGTTAAACATCGACTTACCAGCACAATCAGCAACCTCCCCTCATG GATTGGTTTGCACGACCGGAATGTCCGGTGGCTCGTTGACATACCAAGGGACTAGCGAAGTGGCGTTGGCCTGCAGCGCTTATCTCGACGGTAAGATAATGGGGATGCAAGCAGCGCAGTTCCAGAAGACGCTTTCCGTGGCTCCAACCGCGACGGAGACCTTCCCCACGAATACATTTCCCTCCTCGCCACCGCTGTCTCTTGCGCCGTTGCCTGCTACAACCGCCACTACCGTTTCATTGATTACCGCTAGTTCGTCGACGACTACGCCAAGTCCGCCGAGTATCTCCACTCCTCCGGCAGTTCCTTTAACTGTTCATCAATCCACCATTACTGCGAGTAGCGATGTCAGTCAGAACACTGCAATAAGCGACCGTCCGAAGGCTAAACCCGTGTCCAAAAAGGAAGGGAAGAACGTTCGGAAGGCCGCGTCCGGTATGGCGATGGCGAAATTACAGCAAACTCAAGCGACCATAATGGCTGGCTTGCAGCAACAATATCAGCAGAAGCAGCGTCAACATACCTACCAGGTGCAACAAGTTCACCAGCTGCAGCAACTAAATCAGCAATTGCAACTTCAATTGGATCAAGTACAG ATACAGCAGCAATCGCAGCAGCCGCAGTCGCAACCGCAACAACCTCAGCAGCAAGCCGTGGTCGGTAATAACGCGAGCAGTATACTCATGCCCACTCAAATAATGTCACATTTGCATCCAACGCATCATCATTTGCATAGCCAG CAAACCGCGCAAGAGAATCTTTCCGAGCAGGCGGATCCCGAAATAACGCGAAAGTACAGAGAAAGTGCTTGTGCATTTTTTACGGGAGCTCAGAAATCGAAAACCTTCTCTACCAATGAAAGAATGCTGAAATTGGAAGACGGCACGGATATTCCTTTCGATGATGCGTTTGAACTTTTTCGCTCCATCAATTTCGATGAGGCTGTCGATG caaCAGAAGATCAAGAAAAACTCGAATTGAAGAGACTAGATGTATCGAGCACTAAAGAACAGCCGCAACAACAGCagccgcagcagcagcagcagcagcagcagcagcagcagccgccACAGCAGCAGCCACAGCCGCAGCAGCAGCATTTACAACAATCTACGCAAATAGTTCAACAAAGCGGAAGTCCGCATGCGTCCCAAGAATATTTCCCTGGTCTCGTACCGTCGGTTTCTTTACCGACGTTACCATCGTTGCAAGTGACAAGTGCCGGCGTGCAGATCGAAGCAGACATATCAGCGGGTTTGCAATTGACGAGTACGCAGTCCTTGCAGAGCCCGGTATTGAAGAATCATATCCGGGCCTTTGAGGAAGGCTTCCGCCAAGGCAGCAGACACTTTCGCGAATGCATGCAGCATATTAGCAGCGACACCTTCCAACCCCAACTGCTGCTTCAATCATCTCAAATAA CCTTTCCCACGCAAACGTTACCAACTGTGAGCGGAGCGACGGGAATAATAGATAGTATACCTCATCAGTCGAGCGGTTATGCACAATCCACGACTTGCAGCACCAATCAAGTTCAAGTAGCCACGCAGACTCAAGCACCGGCTACAACGACCGCCGCGAATGTCACGGCCACTGATAAGAAGCAAGTATACACTGCTCCGACGACCGGCAAAGGCAAAAAGGCTAGATATCCTCTTTTGGCTCAGCAACAATCTTGTCAGCAACAGCAGACTGCCAGTGCTCAGCAGACTCCCAATTTTCCCGCGCAGAATTATCAGCTGGACCCAGCAG GTGTTCCAACTGTTGGAGGATATGCGACGAATCAAGTTCCGCCCGCTCCGTTCTCGTGTATGGATGTGGATTCCGAAACTGACAGCAATCACGACACCGCGCTAACTCTGGCTTGCGCGGGAGGACACGAAGATCTTGTCGAGCTTCTTCTGAGTCGCGGGGCAGATATAG AGCACAGAGACAAGAAGGGATTCACTCCGCTCATCTTGGCGGCAACGGCTGGGCATCAGAAAGTAGTCGAGATTCTACTCAATCACGGAGCTGACATTGAGGCGCAATCTGAACGCACCAAGGACACGCCGTTGTCCCTTGCATGCAGCGGAGGAAGATACGAAGTAGTTGAACTACTGCTCAATCGTGGCGCGAATAAAGAGCACCGAAATGTTTCGGATTATACGCCGTTAAGTCTTGCGGCGTCAGGTGGTTACGTGAACATAATAAAACTTCTACTTAGCCACGGCGCCGAAATTAATTCTCGTACTGGTTCAAAATTGGGTATATCGCCTCTCATGCTTGCAGCTATGAATGGTCATACGG CGGCAGTTAAATTACTTTTGGACATGGGCAGTGACATTAACGCGCAAATAGAGACTAACCGCAACACAGCGTTGACGCTTGCATGCTTCCAAGGAAGACACGAGGTTGTCAGCCTTCTTCTCGATCGAAAAGCCAATGTCGAACATCGTGCCAAG ACTGGTCTGACACCACTGATGGAAGCAGCGAGCGGAGGTTACGTTGAAGTTGGCCGTGTGTTGCTTACTAAAGGTGCGGATGTCAACGCAACGCCCGTCCCATCGTCTCGTGATACTGCCCTCACTATCGCCGCTGATAAAGGACACTGCCGTTTCGTAGAACTCTTACTATCAAG GGGAACTCAAgttgaagtaaaaaataaaaaagggaACAGCCCGCTGTGGTTAGCTGCAAATGGTGGGCATCTTAATGTGGTGGATTTGTTGTATCATGCAACTGCTGACATTGACTCGCAGGATAACCGCAAG GTTTCTTGTCTGATGGCTGCGTTTCGAAAGGGTCATATTAAAGTTGTCAAGTGGATGGTGAATCACGTAACGCAATTCCCAAGTGACCAGGAAATGAATAGATACGTACAGACCATTAATGACAAGGACCTTCTGGATAAATGTCAGGATTGCATAAAAGTTATTAGAGCAGCTAAGGAAACGCAAGCTGCTAAAGCATACAAGAACGCTAGCATACTATTGGAGGAACTAGATATGGAGAAAAACAGGGAGGAATCGAAGAAAGCGGCGGCCGCGCGCAAacgagagaggaagaaaaagaagaagctCGAGAAGAAGGAGGAGAAACGCAAACTCCACCAAGCGTATCACAAGAAAAACGAGACGGGTTTCGAAGATAAGGAAGAGAACGGAAAGAAATCGGGGGATGAGGAATGCGATCGGGCAGACGATAGCGAGCATGAAGGTGGCGATGAAAGAATGGAGAGCGTGCCGTCGCCTGTCAACAGAAGCCCGGAGGACCCGGATAGAGAAGAAGGCGATAGCGGTATAGACGCAAACAGTCAGGGCAGCTGTAGTAGCAACGACGTGAAGGCacgtgaaaagaaaaaggataaaaagaagaagaagagcaaTAGTCCTACCAACAATGAGAAGGACACGTCTCCCCAGCGTTCACCCAAGACCCTTATTGCACAGAACACTAATCTGTCTCAAAACACAACAGCGTCGAATAAATCTCAAAGTAACACTTCAGAAAA GCGTATTATAACCAACGTTACCAGTGCAGTATCTGTGTCCACAACTTCGGTCACGACTACCAGAACATCCACCACCGTCAATTCCGATCGAAAGCTGAAAGGTCAATTGGTATTCGAATCGTCCAGGCATCCAGCAGAGAGGGAAGATTTTGAAGCAACTGGTAATGAGACTTACATTGCTGGCAAGGGAAAGAAGTCTTACAATAATCAGTACGATGGGGATTCTCTGAACACGTCGGCGAAAGCGAGTAACACCAGCCCTAAGCAAAGCGGAAAGCGTGAGGAGGGTTGGAAGGAAGTTGTGCGAAA GGGACAATCGGATGATTCCGGAAGGTTTATGAATTCCCCGTATCGCTCGAAAAAGGTTGCTGTTCCACCGAACGCCATCAGTCGGGTAATAGGAAGGGGTGGTAGTAATATAAATGCCATTCGCATCGCAACGGGTGCGCACATTGAGGTGGAAAAACAAAGTAAATCCCAAGGGGAgagaataattacaataaa AGGGTCTAGCGACGCTACAAAGCAAGCTCACTCTTTTATAtcgcaattaattaaagatcCAGATGTGGATGTCGGGCAAATGATTTCAAAGTCCAAGAGCGTCGTGACAACCTCATCGTGGGACAAATCTGTCTCTACCGTTGCC TCGAGCAAGTCGAGGATTGGTTCTGTAAATAAAGCGCCTAATTTGGCGTCTAGTACAACCAATAACCAAATCAATAAATCGGGATATTCTTCAAACGTATCCACAGTAAGTCAGTTGGTTCCTCTACGTTCATCGTCtactattaaaattgctgGTGCTTTCTCTACATCTTTACCGCGTGCGACAGCGCCGAGGCTTGTGGCTGCAG CAGAGAAACGTGCACAAGCAGTTGCCGCCCAGATGGCTTCCTCGTCTAACACCAAGACGACGATGTCATACACTAGTGCAATTATGACCGCTGGTAGAGCAGGGACAAAGATCGTTACAACCAGTACGACGCAGACGTTCGCAGCGAAGCTGTCTGAGATCACTGCCTCGACTCACAGTTCCACAACCGTCATCCAGTCCACTCACAGCGCATCGATGAACAAGCAGCCGAAACCGGTGGCGCAAGCCGCGACCGTGACCGTAATGTCGGCCACACCCGCGGCGACCGCTCACATGACCAaccagcaacagcaacagcagcagtcCGTAGTTACTATATCACCGAAACACTGCCGACCACTGCCCAATTTGTCTGCCCAGCCAACAATGGCGTCCCATTATTCTGGAAAGTCGACTTATCCGCTTGGGACGAGCACGATTTCGTCATCCTCGTCCACAAGTACCGTAGCGGTAACCAACTGTTCCGAAAGTTCAGCTGTTTCGACATCGGCAATGTCCGTTCGTGTGACACCGTCACCACCCGTTGTAGTGTCTCAGCACACATTACTACCGCCGTCccagcaacagcaacaacagcaatCCGTGCAACAACAGCAATCACAACAAGTTCGCAGTGCAACGCCGGTCGTGATTCAAGAGCatcaacagcagcagcaacagcaacagcagcagcagcagcagcagcagcagcaacaacaacagcagcagcagcagcaggcgcagcaacaacagcaacaacaacaacagtCGCAGCAACCAGCAACCACTCTAGAGTATTCCTTGTTTAACGATACTTTTACCAAAGTCACGCAACAATCGGTGTGGGGTGCAAGAGACACCGAGACGCAAAAGGGTATGAATTTTGCTACTGTTGCTGGCGGTGGTGTATCGTCAAACTCTGGTTCGGGCTCGTCTACGGCTAAATTTGACAGCTCTCCACCGCAG GTGGATGCGTCTAAAGCTCCGGGATACCGGGGAACAACAATGTGTTCTCCAGTTTCCAGCAAGCCAGGTGCCACGAGCAATGCGTCGACCAATGTAATCGGCAGCGTGGTGTCGTGCTCCGTGCACAATAACCCTATGCAACCGGCGCAGTACCAATCTTCCACAAGTTACAATGAACATCCGCTACCAAACAAACCTCCCGGAAGTCTAGCGGTGGCTAGACCGGTGATACCCCAGCAGAACATCGACATGGGAACGGGAATGGCAGCGCAGTACAACCGACCGGCGGTCTTTCAGGGCGACCTGACGTCGCGGAACGCGACCCCTCACCAGCAGGCGCCGCACGTGATATCTTCCACGTCGCAACCGGCGCTAGACGTTGGGCTATTCAAAGCGAACAGCGGCGGCGGTTATGAACATCCGAACGTAAACTCTAGCTTGCTGAAGATGGTGCCGAACGAGAATCAGGGCGGTAATACCGCTCATCCCCTGTTACCGTACCATCCACACATGCAGAGTTTCGCTCAGACGGCGCCGTCCGCCTCTGTGACCACCGTTAGCATGTCGAGATTGAATCCTCGTGCTCCCGACTTCTCCAGTTCGTTGCATTTGAGCAATAAGCCGCAGGTGACAATGTTCAATCCCGCCGCAGCAGCGGCCGCTGCGGCTGGATCCGCCGGCCTGCATCCGGCGAACATGTTCGCCGCCACCGTGCAGGCGCCGCCGCCATCCGCGATACAATCCAATAATCTGGCGATGCTGGGTAATTTCCCGCTGGGAAAGTATCAGCCACCGACGCGAGCGGCCCCGGCGGCGGCCAACGCCGGCATCTCGACGGCGGGACAGACTGCGCGCTGGCCGTTCGCCGCACCGGCACCGCACAGCAATTACCCTCCTCATCAAGACCAGATGATGAGTCAGATTAGTTTCTCCAATCACTTGGCGAACATCGGCGGACAGCCTGGCGGCATCGATCTTATCACGAGTCTAGAGAACGGTGGTTCACCGGCGATATCACCCTCGTCACCGGCCCAAGTGGCTCAAGAGATGAATCAGTTGAAGATGGAAGATCGCAAAGTGCCACGACCGATTGGCACCGAGCGTGCAACTTGGAAGAATTACTCAGCCGCGGGCATGGGCCCTGGCGGTGATGCCGATAACATTGGCGTCGGCGGCAGTTGGATGATCAATAATGAGAAGATGGGTTGGTCGAATTGCAGTCTGACGCCTGGTATCGACAGGCATCAAATGTTCCGGTCGAATCCTACCTACAATCAACGTATGTCCAACGTCGATCCGGAAATTCATCAGATCATGGAATCTACGTTCCAG GGTCACGTGGATACTCAACAGCCGTTCCCGGCTAACGGAAACGCCGCGACTTTGTCGCTTATACCGGGGTTGGCGTTATTGCCGGGGCAGTATGGAACACCTGGCCTTGCGGAAATTCCCCCGAATGAGCCGAATAAGATTGATCCACCCGCGTGGACGATGTCGGATCCCGTTCAAGACAAGCACAACCCG GCATGGAATAAATGGACTCACTAG